From Aerosticca soli, a single genomic window includes:
- a CDS encoding RNA methyltransferase, with product MTDAAAPFRFVLVRTSHPGNIGAAARAIRTMGFDRLALVAPAQFPSREADALAANAVAVLAAATVHGDLPAALAPATLALGLSARRREVELEELSPREAAARAVAEAARGGTVALVFGNERTGLENAELACCHATVRIPSVEDYASLNLAQAVQVMAYELRLAVLERATPAAVVTTPAPPPAPVEQLERFFAHLADTLEAIDFHKGRDPTQIMLRLRRLVMRARPDERELRILHGILADAERMAALALGRDGR from the coding sequence ATGACCGACGCCGCCGCGCCCTTCCGCTTCGTCCTCGTCCGCACCTCGCATCCGGGCAACATCGGCGCCGCCGCGCGGGCGATCCGCACCATGGGCTTCGATCGTCTGGCGCTGGTCGCGCCGGCGCAGTTCCCGAGCCGCGAGGCCGATGCGCTGGCGGCCAACGCGGTGGCCGTGCTGGCGGCGGCGACGGTGCATGGGGATCTGCCGGCGGCGCTGGCGCCGGCCACCCTGGCGCTCGGGCTTTCGGCGCGTCGGCGCGAGGTCGAACTGGAGGAACTCAGCCCCCGCGAGGCGGCCGCGCGGGCGGTGGCCGAGGCGGCGCGGGGCGGCACGGTGGCGCTGGTGTTCGGCAACGAACGCACCGGGCTGGAGAACGCCGAGCTCGCCTGCTGTCATGCCACGGTGCGCATCCCGAGCGTCGAGGACTACGCCTCGCTCAACCTGGCCCAGGCGGTGCAGGTGATGGCCTACGAACTGCGCCTGGCCGTGCTGGAACGGGCGACGCCGGCGGCGGTCGTCACCACGCCTGCGCCGCCGCCGGCGCCGGTCGAGCAGCTGGAGCGCTTCTTCGCCCACCTGGCCGACACGCTGGAGGCGATCGACTTCCACAAGGGCCGTGATCCGACCCAGATCATGCTGCGTCTGCGCCGCCTCGTCATGCGCGCGCGGCCGGACGAGCGCGAGCTGCGCATCCTGCACGGCATCCTGGCCGACGCCGAGCGCATGGCCGCCCTGGCGCTCGGGCGCGACGGCCGGTGA
- a CDS encoding inositol monophosphatase family protein, with product MPRPAVTIAVRAARAAGNVILRYMNRIDGLNVVEKQRMDFASEVDRLAEAEIVKELRRAYPDHAILAEEGGAIGKGALTWVIDPLDGTHNYLRGIPHFSVSIALVDKGVPVYGVVFDPLRGELFTASRGDGAYLNDRRIRVSRREGLAGAMIATGFPYRQRAHLDAQLAMTRALLAEAEDIRRSGSAALDLAYVAAGRYDGYFELGLKPWDMAAGALLVQEAGGRYGDLAGRDGLPASGNLLAGNLPVAKAMVEVIGAHATPALLKA from the coding sequence ATGCCCAGACCCGCCGTCACCATCGCGGTGCGTGCCGCGCGCGCCGCCGGCAACGTGATCCTGCGCTACATGAACCGCATCGACGGCCTCAACGTCGTCGAGAAGCAGCGCATGGACTTCGCCTCCGAAGTCGATCGCCTGGCCGAGGCCGAGATCGTCAAGGAGTTGCGCCGCGCCTACCCCGACCACGCCATCCTGGCCGAGGAAGGCGGCGCGATCGGCAAGGGCGCGCTGACCTGGGTGATCGACCCGCTCGACGGCACCCACAACTACCTGCGCGGCATTCCGCATTTCTCGGTGTCGATCGCCCTGGTCGACAAGGGCGTGCCGGTCTACGGCGTGGTGTTCGACCCGCTGCGCGGCGAGCTCTTCACCGCCAGCCGCGGCGACGGCGCCTATCTGAACGACCGGCGCATCCGGGTGAGCCGCCGCGAGGGCCTGGCCGGCGCGATGATCGCCACCGGCTTTCCCTACCGCCAGCGCGCGCATCTGGATGCCCAGCTGGCGATGACCCGCGCGCTGCTCGCCGAGGCCGAGGACATCCGCCGCTCAGGCTCGGCCGCGCTCGATCTCGCCTACGTCGCCGCCGGCCGCTACGACGGCTATTTCGAACTCGGCCTCAAGCCCTGGGACATGGCCGCCGGCGCGCTGCTGGTGCAGGAGGCGGGCGGCCGCTACGGCGACCTCGCCGGACGCGACGGCCTGCCCGCGAGCGGCAACCTCCTGGCCGGCAACCTGCCCGTGGCCAAGGCGATGGTCGAGGTGATCGGCGCGCACGCCACGCCGGCCCTGCTCAAGGCCTGA
- a CDS encoding DUF2884 family protein — translation MKAIACAWRRSCRGGIGVVLGLLGLLGLLGLLGLASPAAAQELIAGCRVQSSYDVRFEADRLLFERAQPPPRQVELQQGRLRSDGRPVPLDAAAMARLAGFEREARALLPPLRAIALRGVDLAQAELAAAGAKLDLDAAAQVDFRQRLAAAAAKLKARIAASHTSRDWHGEAFDAYVEQLGGELSGWLAGVLGEQALAAAMSGDLERAMRLRDQAATLAGGLEPRVRRRLEALRPSLAALCPRFTALIELQRGLVDDRGRPLVLLEKAP, via the coding sequence ATGAAGGCCATCGCGTGCGCCTGGCGCCGGTCGTGCCGTGGCGGCATCGGTGTCGTCCTCGGCCTGCTCGGCCTGCTGGGCCTGCTGGGCCTGCTGGGCCTGGCCTCGCCGGCGGCGGCGCAGGAGCTCATCGCCGGCTGCCGCGTGCAAAGCAGCTACGACGTGCGCTTCGAGGCCGATCGGCTGCTGTTCGAGCGGGCGCAGCCGCCGCCGCGGCAGGTCGAACTGCAGCAGGGGCGCCTGCGCAGCGACGGTCGGCCGGTGCCGCTGGATGCGGCGGCGATGGCGCGGCTCGCCGGTTTCGAGCGCGAGGCCCGCGCCCTGCTGCCGCCGCTGCGGGCGATCGCCCTGCGCGGCGTCGACCTGGCCCAGGCCGAACTCGCCGCGGCAGGTGCGAAGCTCGATCTGGACGCGGCCGCGCAGGTGGACTTCCGGCAACGTCTGGCCGCGGCGGCGGCCAAGCTCAAGGCACGCATCGCCGCCAGCCACACCAGCCGTGACTGGCACGGCGAGGCTTTCGACGCCTATGTCGAGCAGCTCGGCGGCGAGCTTTCCGGCTGGCTGGCCGGCGTGCTGGGCGAACAGGCGCTCGCCGCGGCGATGAGCGGCGATCTCGAGCGCGCGATGCGTCTGCGCGATCAGGCCGCCACGCTGGCCGGCGGGCTCGAGCCGCGCGTGCGGCGGCGGCTGGAAGCATTGCGCCCGTCGCTGGCCGCGCTGTGTCCGCGCTTCACCGCGCTCATCGAGCTGCAGCGCGGTCTGGTCGACGATCGCGGCCGGCCGCTGGTGCTCCTGGAAAAGGCCCCTTGA
- a CDS encoding peroxiredoxin produces the protein MRRLLGCLVCLMLALPVFAAAVRVGEPAPTFRLQDQHGRWQSPEDHRGRWLVLYFYPRDFTPGCTSEACAFRDGVVKLRQAGADVVGVSLDPVTSHAQFAAKYHLPFPLLSDADGQVARTYGVLTETAGTPHARRCTFLIDPAGRIAKVYEDVDPERNVAQVLADLARLQAGA, from the coding sequence ATGCGCCGTCTGCTGGGTTGTCTGGTTTGTTTGATGCTTGCCTTGCCGGTGTTCGCCGCCGCGGTCCGAGTCGGCGAGCCGGCGCCGACGTTCCGCCTCCAGGACCAGCACGGCCGCTGGCAGTCGCCGGAAGATCATCGCGGCCGCTGGCTGGTGCTCTATTTCTATCCGCGCGATTTCACCCCCGGTTGCACCAGCGAGGCCTGCGCCTTCCGCGACGGCGTCGTCAAGCTGCGCCAGGCCGGCGCCGACGTGGTCGGCGTGAGCCTGGATCCGGTGACCTCGCATGCGCAGTTCGCGGCCAAGTACCACCTGCCGTTTCCGCTGCTATCCGATGCCGACGGCCAGGTGGCGCGTACCTACGGCGTGCTCACCGAGACGGCCGGCACGCCGCATGCGCGGCGCTGCACGTTCCTGATCGATCCGGCCGGCCGCATCGCCAAGGTGTACGAGGACGTCGACCCCGAGCGCAATGTCGCGCAGGTGCTGGCCGACCTTGCCCGGCTCCAGGCGGGCGCCTGA
- a CDS encoding universal stress protein codes for MLSHLLVGYDGSESAKHAFQFAVELARLCQARIRVVSVLQVSEGGADACALLMAETNNERLEEIRSELAALAPAAMDRIEIVVLHGSPGDLILEQVRQYDIDHIVLGHTERGALARWLVGSVSADMLARAHLPVTIVP; via the coding sequence ATGCTCAGCCATCTCTTGGTCGGTTACGACGGCTCGGAAAGCGCAAAGCATGCGTTCCAGTTCGCGGTCGAGCTGGCGCGGCTCTGTCAGGCGCGCATCCGCGTGGTGTCGGTGCTGCAGGTGAGCGAGGGCGGCGCCGACGCCTGCGCCCTGCTGATGGCCGAGACCAACAACGAGCGGCTGGAGGAAATCCGCAGCGAGCTGGCCGCGCTCGCGCCGGCGGCCATGGATCGCATCGAGATCGTGGTGCTGCACGGCAGCCCGGGCGACCTCATCCTCGAGCAGGTGCGCCAGTACGACATCGACCACATCGTGCTGGGCCACACCGAGCGCGGCGCGCTGGCCCGCTGGCTGGTCGGCTCGGTGTCCGCCGACATGCTCGCGCGCGCGCACCTGCCGGTGACCATCGTGCCCTGA